From one Variovorax sp. PBL-H6 genomic stretch:
- the acuI gene encoding acrylyl-CoA reductase (NADPH) — protein MFKAILLERREERFEASLRQLDDSALPDFDVTLRVEYSSLNYKDALAIANRGPVVRHWPMVPGIDGAGVVEHSRHPEFSAGDRVILNGWGAGEQHWGCLAERARLKSEWLVPLPDRLDARTAMAVGTAGYTAMLCVQALERQRVRPDDGEILVTGASGGVGSVAISLLAGRGFRVIASTGRAAEADYLKRIGAAEVIDRATLSSPGKSLGKERWAGVVDSVGSHTLVNACATTRYGGVVTACGLAQGMDLPGTVAPFILRGVTLVGVDSVMAPRPDRLSAWQRLSQELDRERLALITREIPLASTLDAAPALLAGSVRGRTVVNVRA, from the coding sequence GTGTTCAAGGCCATATTGCTGGAGCGTCGCGAGGAGCGATTCGAAGCGTCGCTGCGTCAACTCGACGACTCGGCACTGCCCGATTTCGACGTGACGCTGCGGGTCGAATACTCGTCGCTCAACTACAAGGACGCGCTGGCCATCGCGAACCGTGGCCCCGTGGTGCGCCACTGGCCGATGGTGCCGGGCATCGACGGCGCAGGGGTCGTCGAGCACAGCCGGCATCCCGAGTTCTCTGCCGGCGACCGGGTGATCCTCAACGGCTGGGGCGCCGGCGAGCAGCACTGGGGCTGCCTGGCCGAGCGCGCGCGCCTCAAGAGCGAATGGCTGGTGCCGCTGCCCGATCGGCTCGACGCGCGCACCGCCATGGCGGTCGGCACGGCCGGCTACACGGCCATGCTCTGCGTGCAGGCGCTGGAGCGCCAGAGAGTGCGCCCCGACGATGGAGAGATCCTCGTGACCGGCGCCTCCGGCGGCGTCGGCAGCGTGGCGATCAGCCTGCTGGCGGGCCGTGGTTTCCGCGTGATCGCATCCACCGGCCGCGCGGCCGAAGCGGACTACCTCAAGCGCATCGGTGCAGCGGAGGTCATCGACCGCGCGACGCTTTCCTCTCCGGGCAAGTCGCTCGGCAAGGAGCGTTGGGCCGGCGTGGTGGATTCGGTGGGCAGCCACACGCTGGTGAATGCCTGCGCCACCACCCGCTACGGCGGCGTGGTCACCGCCTGCGGCCTGGCGCAGGGCATGGACCTGCCCGGCACGGTGGCGCCCTTCATCCTGCGCGGCGTCACCCTGGTCGGCGTCGACTCGGTGATGGCGCCGCGCCCGGACCGGCTGAGTGCCTGGCAGCGCCTGTCGCAGGAACTCGACCGCGAGCGGCTGGCCTTGATCACCCGCGAGATCCCGTTGGCATCGACGCTCGACGCCGCGCCTGCGCTGCTTGCGGGCAGCGTGCGCGGTCGCACCGTCGTGAACGTGCGTGCCTGA
- a CDS encoding acetate--CoA ligase family protein translates to MQTPLPDAAPLRDLTPLMRPASVAVLGASPRPDSFGNSVVKNLLAAGYGGTIYPIHPSAAEVESLRCFADLQDLPEAPDCAVVALPADKVLPALAQAARRGIRAAVIFASGFAELGEAGRALQAQLAELCARTGLLVCGPNCLGLANLHDRISLYSAPLPQPLRMGGVAIASHSGSGCIALGGVGRFGLSHLVSVGNAAVLDVDDYLAFFADDPNTRVAALFMESVRHPRRFLEAAARMRAAGKPVVVLKVGRSAEGAAATAAHTGSLAGSHAAAVDFFRRAGVVLVEDMDEMVETCTLMVESARRPVGDGLAVINVSGGEVALTCDLAQAAGLRFPRLAPATLDALGACLPAFATPSNPLDATGAAVFDMTMYARAVDALLADPGVALLAVSQDCPVSLGAQGAETYRAIAATTAAAAARTDKPIAFYSNVGGGLHPRAIEPLAGSGVAALQGARAALVAMRHFIDWHLWQPSPAPNDVDVLEADAAWCDRLASGRALSEYEAKRFLEAHGVRTTREARAADAEQAVQAAEAIGFPVVMKIDSPDIPHKTEAGGVRLALRTQDEVRAAFADMLSTVRERMPAARIDGVLIQEMVRGGIEMIAGLSRQAPFGHAVVAGSGGVWVELVRDSSLALSPVDAQRATALVGSTRAARLLDGFRGAAPADRAAFEALIVRLSQIGSAYADYIEAIDLNPVAVLAEGEGVRVLDALVELRSAGLPSMNSGDSP, encoded by the coding sequence ATGCAGACTCCTTTGCCCGACGCCGCGCCGCTGCGCGATCTCACCCCCTTGATGCGCCCCGCCTCCGTGGCCGTGCTCGGTGCTTCACCGCGGCCGGATTCCTTCGGCAACTCGGTGGTGAAGAACCTGCTCGCCGCGGGCTACGGCGGCACCATCTACCCGATCCATCCCTCGGCTGCCGAGGTGGAAAGCCTGCGCTGTTTCGCCGACCTGCAGGATCTGCCCGAGGCCCCCGACTGCGCGGTGGTTGCATTGCCGGCCGACAAGGTGCTGCCCGCCCTGGCGCAGGCCGCGCGGCGCGGCATCCGTGCGGCGGTGATCTTCGCCAGCGGCTTTGCCGAACTGGGCGAAGCCGGCCGCGCACTGCAGGCACAGCTCGCCGAGCTGTGCGCGCGCACCGGGCTGCTGGTGTGCGGGCCCAACTGCCTGGGACTCGCCAATCTGCACGACCGCATCTCGCTCTACAGCGCACCGCTGCCGCAACCGCTGCGCATGGGCGGTGTCGCCATTGCGTCGCATTCGGGCTCGGGCTGCATTGCGCTGGGCGGGGTGGGCCGGTTCGGGCTGAGCCACCTCGTGTCGGTCGGCAATGCGGCCGTGCTCGACGTGGACGACTACCTCGCCTTCTTCGCCGACGATCCGAACACGCGGGTGGCCGCGCTCTTCATGGAATCGGTCCGGCACCCCCGGCGCTTTCTCGAAGCCGCGGCGCGCATGCGTGCGGCCGGCAAGCCGGTCGTCGTGCTGAAGGTCGGGCGCTCGGCAGAAGGCGCGGCCGCCACCGCCGCCCACACCGGTTCGCTGGCGGGCTCGCACGCGGCGGCCGTTGACTTCTTTCGCCGGGCCGGGGTGGTGCTGGTCGAGGACATGGACGAGATGGTCGAGACTTGCACGCTCATGGTCGAATCGGCCAGGCGGCCGGTGGGCGATGGCCTCGCGGTGATCAACGTCAGTGGCGGCGAGGTGGCCCTCACCTGCGACCTGGCGCAGGCAGCAGGGCTTCGCTTCCCGCGGCTCGCACCGGCCACGCTCGATGCCTTGGGCGCTTGCCTGCCGGCCTTCGCCACACCGAGCAATCCGCTGGATGCCACCGGCGCGGCCGTGTTCGACATGACCATGTATGCACGCGCCGTCGATGCCCTGCTCGCGGACCCGGGCGTCGCGCTGCTGGCCGTCTCGCAGGATTGCCCGGTGAGCCTGGGCGCCCAGGGAGCCGAGACCTACCGGGCCATCGCGGCCACCACTGCCGCCGCGGCCGCACGGACGGACAAGCCGATTGCCTTCTACAGCAATGTGGGTGGCGGCCTGCACCCGCGGGCCATCGAGCCCCTGGCGGGCAGCGGCGTGGCCGCGCTGCAGGGCGCGCGCGCTGCGTTGGTGGCCATGCGGCACTTCATCGATTGGCATCTGTGGCAGCCGTCCCCCGCGCCGAACGATGTCGACGTGCTCGAAGCCGACGCGGCATGGTGCGATCGGCTCGCCAGCGGACGGGCGCTCTCGGAGTACGAGGCCAAGCGCTTCCTCGAGGCGCATGGCGTCCGCACCACCCGCGAAGCACGCGCTGCCGACGCGGAGCAGGCCGTGCAGGCAGCGGAGGCAATCGGCTTCCCGGTGGTGATGAAGATCGACTCGCCCGACATTCCCCACAAGACCGAGGCCGGCGGCGTGCGCCTGGCGCTGCGCACGCAGGACGAGGTGCGCGCCGCTTTCGCCGACATGCTGTCGACGGTGCGCGAGCGCATGCCCGCGGCGCGCATCGACGGTGTGCTGATCCAGGAAATGGTGCGGGGCGGCATCGAGATGATCGCGGGTCTGTCGCGCCAGGCGCCTTTCGGCCATGCGGTGGTCGCGGGTTCGGGGGGCGTGTGGGTCGAACTGGTGCGCGACAGCAGTCTCGCGCTGTCGCCGGTGGACGCGCAGCGCGCCACTGCGCTGGTGGGCAGCACGCGTGCCGCACGGCTGCTCGACGGATTTCGTGGCGCCGCGCCGGCGGATCGCGCCGCCTTCGAGGCGTTGATCGTGCGCCTGTCGCAGATCGGCAGCGCCTATGCCGACTACATCGAGGCCATCGACCTCAATCCCGTTGCCGTGCTCGCAGAGGGCGAGGGCGTGCGAGTGCTCGATGCGCTCGTCGAGCTCCGGAGCGCCGGCCTTCCATCCATGAACTCAGGAGACTCACCATGA